Proteins from one Emys orbicularis isolate rEmyOrb1 chromosome 2, rEmyOrb1.hap1, whole genome shotgun sequence genomic window:
- the KIAA1143 gene encoding uncharacterized protein KIAA1143 homolog isoform X2, protein MSKKTQVSYVPPAEPAFLSRLKREVGYREGPTVETKREQLPAPEEDCESGSDKEDEQPQVVVLKKGDLTPEEVMKIKQEIKDASKSDEEPEPDDGKIVFKKPSKRSSEEKFSGLTASSKHISKKITANS, encoded by the exons ATGAGCAAAAAGACGCAGGTCTCGTACGTGCCGCCGGCCGAGCCCGCCTTCCTGAGCCGCCTCAAGAGGGAGGTTGGGTATCGGGAGGGGCCCACGGTGGAGACCAAG AGAGAGCAGCTCCCAGCTCCTGAGGAAGATTGTGAGAGTGGCAGTGACAAAGAGGATGAACAACCCCAAGTGGTAGTACTGAAAAAAGGGGACCTGACCCCAGAAGAAGTGATGAAAATTAAACAGGAGATCAAAGATGCTTCAAAATCAG ATGAAGAACCAGAGCCTGATGATGGAAAAATTGTGTTCAAGAAGCCAAGTAAGCGTTCATCAGAAGAGAAATTTTCGGGCCTGACTGCAAGTTCAA AACATATATCAAAGAAAATCACAGCAAATAGTTG a
- the KIAA1143 gene encoding uncharacterized protein KIAA1143 homolog isoform X1: protein MSKKTQVSYVPPAEPAFLSRLKREVGYREGPTVETKREQLPAPEEDCESGSDKEDEQPQVVVLKKGDLTPEEVMKIKQEIKDASKSDEEPEPDDGKIVFKKPSKRSSEEKFSGLTASSSKKKKESKKTKRDSTPPQNAAKQIKNSSLLSFDDEENDD from the exons ATGAGCAAAAAGACGCAGGTCTCGTACGTGCCGCCGGCCGAGCCCGCCTTCCTGAGCCGCCTCAAGAGGGAGGTTGGGTATCGGGAGGGGCCCACGGTGGAGACCAAG AGAGAGCAGCTCCCAGCTCCTGAGGAAGATTGTGAGAGTGGCAGTGACAAAGAGGATGAACAACCCCAAGTGGTAGTACTGAAAAAAGGGGACCTGACCCCAGAAGAAGTGATGAAAATTAAACAGGAGATCAAAGATGCTTCAAAATCAG ATGAAGAACCAGAGCCTGATGATGGAAAAATTGTGTTCAAGAAGCCAAGTAAGCGTTCATCAGAAGAGAAATTTTCGGGCCTGACTGCAAGTTCAAGtaagaagaaaaaagaatcaaAGAAAACTAAGAGGGACTCAACACCCCCTCAGAATGCagctaaacaaattaaaaatagcaGCCTTCTCTCATTTGATGATGAAGAAAATGATGATTAG